The genomic DNA TATCGACTACTCTATCGTTCACAAGGACGGAGCCGGAAAGTATGAGACTACGGGCAAGGGTGATATCCTTTGCCAAGCCCCGGTCCAGCAACAGCTGATCTAGTCTAGTTTTTCCTCGAGCCAAGAGTTCCGGGCAATAATTGAAAGAAATCCGGAAATTGTAAAGTTTCCCCGTCTGTAGAAAAAGAAGTATCTAAACTTTTTCCTAATCCTTCCAATTCGGTTACAAGCGAAGTAACCATTTTCTTACATTCGTCCAGGCCGTACAATGCAGGGTAAGTAATTTTCCCCGATCGATCGTCTTTACCCGGCGTTTTACCTAAGTCTTCTTGAGTTCCTTCCACATCTAGAATATCATCCGTAATTTGAAATAGAAGTCCCGATTTAATCCCATAATCCGAAAGCAATGCGGCTCTCGATTGGTGATCCTGTCTTAAGCGATTTCCCAAAAGCAGAGAAGCCCGAATTAAAGCTCCCGTTTTGAGTCGATGCGTAATAGCAAGTAGTTCCTCTTTACTTCCTTTTAAGGAAACGGGATTTCTTTCCAAAGCCAGATCGAATACTTGGCCGGACACCATTCCCGGAGCCCCGCCGCCCTGATGCAAAATACGAATCAAATCCCGATACAAATGCGGATCAGCAACCTCGCCTTTTGCATGCGTCAACCATTCGAATGCATAAGCTTGCAAGGCGTCGCCCGCCAATATTGCGGTAGCTTCGGAATAGCGTTTGTGCAAGGTCGGTATTCCCCGACGAATATCATCGTTATCCATGCTGGGAAGATCATCATGAATCAGACTGTATGTATGCAGGAACTCCAATGAACTCGCGATCGATAAGGAATCTTTCGTTACGGCGCCGAATGCCGCCATCGCTAAAATGGGCCGAAGTCGTTTGCCTCCCGCTTTGATGCTATATTCCATCGCTTCAGCCAATTCCGGAGCCGCCTCTTTTTGAAATCGCGGAAAAACTTCGCTTTCGAGATAGTTCTCGAACTCCTTCTTTGCGAAAGCTAAGATCGAAATTAAAGCAGGGTCTTTCGCTCCGGTCTCCAAACGCGACTTACCTTTTTACGCCGGACGTAACGACAATTTTTCCTGTGCTTTGTCCCGTCTGAAAATATTTTACCGCTTCCGGAAGTTCCACGAAGGAATATACTCCTCCGATATGAGGAGGCTCCAAATTCAATTTAGTCATATCCTTTATATGTCGGGAAAGTTCATTCACGCGATCGTATAACCAAATTAAATTAAAACCCATTATCGCCTTATTATCGGACACCATCTCCATCGGATCCACTTTGGGCCGAGTCAGATATCTCCAAGCGAGAGAAAGCCAATTGACTCGATCTCCCTGGCTCATGAAAGAAGCGGCTCCGTAAACTATCATTCTCCCCATCGGTGCAAGGGCCTGATAACTATCATGAAAGATTTTTCCGCCGATACATTCCAAAACCAAATTCAATTCCCGGCCACCTAAAGCGGTTTTTAATTCTTGCGGGAAACTAGAAGAGCGAATAATCCAAGAATCATACCTTTCCTTTTCTAAAAGCGAAATCTTCGACGGGTTTCCTACCGTCCCGACGGTCCAGGCGCCGAATTTTTTTGCAATTCTGTTAGCATAAATTCCAACACCCCCGGCGGCGCTATGTATCAAAACAGTCTGACCTTTATGAAGATTTCCTAATGGAACAAGCGCATAATATGCCGTTAAAGCTTGAACTAAAAAGCCTGCCCCTTGTTCATAAGACCAGCGTGGCGGGAGTTTATAGACGTATCTTTCATCTATATTTAAATGATCGGTGTAAGCACCGAAACGAGTGACACCCATTACTTTGTCGTTTTTACGGAATAATTTTACTTTCTTACCGACAGCTATGACTTTTCCCGAA from Leptospira fainei serovar Hurstbridge str. BUT 6 includes the following:
- a CDS encoding polyprenyl synthetase family protein gives rise to the protein METGAKDPALISILAFAKKEFENYLESEVFPRFQKEAAPELAEAMEYSIKAGGKRLRPILAMAAFGAVTKDSLSIASSLEFLHTYSLIHDDLPSMDNDDIRRGIPTLHKRYSEATAILAGDALQAYAFEWLTHAKGEVADPHLYRDLIRILHQGGGAPGMVSGQVFDLALERNPVSLKGSKEELLAITHRLKTGALIRASLLLGNRLRQDHQSRAALLSDYGIKSGLLFQITDDILDVEGTQEDLGKTPGKDDRSGKITYPALYGLDECKKMVTSLVTELEGLGKSLDTSFSTDGETLQFPDFFQLLPGTLGSRKN
- a CDS encoding zinc-binding dehydrogenase; the encoded protein is MIRTVYRVDTKGSLDHLERREEELSEPGENEITLEVHAIGLNFADIFAIQGLYSAAPKGSFIPGLEYSGKVIAVGKKVKLFRKNDKVMGVTRFGAYTDHLNIDERYVYKLPPRWSYEQGAGFLVQALTAYYALVPLGNLHKGQTVLIHSAAGGVGIYANRIAKKFGAWTVGTVGNPSKISLLEKERYDSWIIRSSSFPQELKTALGGRELNLVLECIGGKIFHDSYQALAPMGRMIVYGAASFMSQGDRVNWLSLAWRYLTRPKVDPMEMVSDNKAIMGFNLIWLYDRVNELSRHIKDMTKLNLEPPHIGGVYSFVELPEAVKYFQTGQSTGKIVVTSGVKR